The following proteins are encoded in a genomic region of Paenibacillus sp. FSL R7-0273:
- the cobU gene encoding bifunctional adenosylcobinamide kinase/adenosylcobinamide-phosphate guanylyltransferase, which produces MSILVTGGARSGKSSFAERLTLSLAEQAVYVATGQAFDEEMKARIALHRRQREESGGQWETVEEPHDLPGVLGRLSGSKAVLVDCLTLWLSNVLLAVEGEPDRQERVEEEIARLEESVSSFQGTLVLVTNEVGDGIVPEYALGRLYRDLAGRMNARLAAHSRQVFLVTAGIPVELKSREYKL; this is translated from the coding sequence ATGAGCATTCTGGTTACAGGCGGTGCGCGCAGCGGCAAAAGCAGCTTCGCCGAGCGGCTGACTCTGTCTCTGGCGGAGCAGGCGGTCTATGTGGCGACAGGACAAGCCTTCGATGAAGAGATGAAGGCGCGGATTGCCCTGCACCGCCGCCAGCGTGAAGAGAGCGGCGGACAATGGGAGACGGTAGAGGAGCCGCATGATCTGCCCGGAGTGCTTGGCCGCCTATCGGGAAGCAAGGCGGTGCTGGTGGACTGCCTGACCCTCTGGCTGTCCAATGTACTGCTGGCTGTTGAAGGCGAGCCCGACAGGCAGGAGCGGGTGGAGGAGGAGATTGCCCGGCTTGAGGAAAGCGTGTCATCCTTCCAAGGGACGCTGGTGCTTGTGACGAACGAAGTGGGTGACGGGATTGTACCGGAGTATGCGCTCGGACGGCTGTACCGGGATCTGGCCGGCAGGATGAATGCAAGACTGGCGGCGCACTCCCGGCAGGTATTTCTGGTCACTGCCGGCATTCCGGTAGAGCTCAAAAGCCGGGAGTATAAGCTGTGA
- the cobS gene encoding adenosylcobinamide-GDP ribazoletransferase, translated as MSARRDAAAAFQFLSRFPVKDGGDFSPELLRRSVVYYPLVGAAIGLSAAAAAAASAWLLPVWPAAVITLILWVGLTGGLHLDGWMDSADALLSYRSRERMLEIMKDSRVGAMGVLACVLLLLLKAALLAAFIGGSRYYELPLLLLPPVWSRWYMVRAMARFPLARGNEGLAASYAALPVRQERRAMLLAALLTLPAAAAPLVLGAGGGAWPQHLAAACLAPLAAVACGGYAARKIGSRLGGLTGDVYGALNELLEAALLLLLVLLQHNLL; from the coding sequence GTGAGCGCGCGCCGGGATGCCGCTGCCGCTTTTCAGTTTCTGTCCCGCTTTCCGGTCAAGGATGGCGGTGACTTCTCGCCGGAGCTGCTGCGGCGCAGCGTGGTCTATTACCCGCTGGTCGGTGCAGCCATCGGGCTTAGCGCAGCTGCAGCCGCCGCGGCTTCCGCGTGGCTGCTGCCGGTCTGGCCCGCTGCTGTCATAACCCTCATCCTGTGGGTGGGGCTGACCGGCGGGCTGCATCTGGACGGCTGGATGGACAGCGCCGATGCGCTGCTCAGCTACCGCTCAAGGGAGCGGATGCTGGAGATTATGAAGGACAGCCGCGTAGGAGCGATGGGCGTGCTTGCCTGTGTCCTGCTGCTGCTGCTGAAGGCAGCGCTCCTGGCAGCGTTCATCGGGGGCAGCCGTTACTACGAGCTGCCGCTGCTCCTGCTGCCGCCGGTGTGGAGCCGCTGGTACATGGTGCGGGCCATGGCCCGCTTCCCCCTGGCCCGCGGCAATGAAGGCCTGGCAGCGAGCTACGCCGCGCTGCCGGTCCGCCAGGAGCGGCGCGCCATGCTGCTCGCCGCTCTGCTGACGCTTCCCGCGGCCGCAGCACCTCTGGTGCTCGGCGCGGGAGGCGGGGCGTGGCCGCAGCATCTGGCTGCGGCCTGCCTGGCGCCGCTGGCCGCCGTTGCCTGCGGCGGGTATGCGGCGCGGAAGATCGGCAGCCGGCTCGGCGGGCTCACCGGCGACGTGTACGGCGCGCTGAACGAGCTGCTCGAAGCAGCATTGCTGCTGCTTCTCGTGCTGCTGCAGCACAACCTACTGTAG
- a CDS encoding cobyric acid synthase, which produces MIQGTASDVGKSLVTAAIGRIMMQDGYRVAPYKSQNMALNSYVTEDGKEIGRAQGMQAEAFGITATTDMNPILLKPSGEMSAQIVVHGVPHTALSAREYREKFLPEAKDTVMSALGRLREAYDAVLMEGAGSPAEINLKARDIVNMNLAGWADAPVILVADIDRGGVFAFLVGTLELLEPHERARVKGFIINKFRGDLSLLQPGLDWLEQRTGIPVLGVLPFLPQLRIEAEDSVVLDAAPARLAGSSKELDIAVIRYPRISNFTDFDPLQAEPDASVRYVNTAAELGTPDVIILPGTKNTAADLAFLRQQGFSAAIAAALRQGTQQLAGICGGYQMLGQRLLDPDAVEGSEPGESEGLGYLPLSTVFLQHKTTVRVTGTLAGGHPLQLGGVTQQEAANIPVGGYEIHMGATTNHDAAAVRSLFRLDRKDGQEQLEGWGTPDGRIWGTYLHGLFHNDELRRRWLDGLRVAKGLAPKAVTFSAADLREQEFDRLASSVRENLNMEAVYAIMGLPGKEE; this is translated from the coding sequence ATGATCCAGGGGACCGCCTCGGATGTCGGCAAAAGCCTCGTTACCGCTGCCATCGGACGGATTATGATGCAGGACGGATACCGTGTAGCCCCGTACAAATCACAGAACATGGCGCTGAATTCCTACGTTACCGAGGATGGCAAGGAAATCGGCCGGGCCCAGGGAATGCAGGCAGAGGCCTTTGGCATTACTGCAACCACCGATATGAATCCGATTCTGCTGAAGCCGTCGGGTGAGATGAGTGCGCAGATTGTGGTGCACGGTGTGCCGCATACGGCGCTCAGTGCCCGGGAGTACCGCGAGAAATTTCTTCCGGAGGCCAAGGATACGGTAATGTCTGCGCTCGGCAGGCTGCGTGAGGCCTATGATGCCGTGCTGATGGAGGGCGCAGGCAGCCCGGCCGAGATTAATCTCAAGGCCCGCGATATCGTCAACATGAATCTCGCCGGCTGGGCAGACGCCCCGGTTATATTGGTTGCCGATATTGACCGGGGAGGCGTGTTTGCTTTTCTTGTAGGTACGCTGGAGCTGCTTGAGCCGCATGAGCGGGCCCGGGTCAAAGGCTTTATCATCAATAAGTTCCGCGGGGACCTTTCGCTGCTGCAGCCGGGGCTGGATTGGCTGGAGCAGCGTACAGGCATTCCTGTGCTTGGGGTGCTTCCTTTCCTCCCGCAGCTGCGGATCGAGGCGGAGGATTCCGTGGTGCTGGATGCAGCCCCGGCGCGGCTGGCGGGCAGCTCCAAAGAGCTGGACATTGCGGTCATCCGCTATCCCCGCATCTCGAACTTCACGGACTTCGATCCGCTGCAGGCTGAGCCGGATGCTTCAGTACGTTACGTGAACACTGCCGCAGAGCTCGGTACGCCGGATGTTATCATTCTGCCGGGCACGAAGAATACCGCGGCGGATCTCGCATTCCTGAGGCAGCAGGGGTTCTCCGCAGCAATCGCAGCTGCACTCCGCCAGGGTACACAGCAGCTGGCCGGCATCTGCGGAGGCTACCAGATGCTGGGACAAAGGCTGCTTGATCCGGATGCTGTGGAGGGCAGTGAGCCGGGGGAAAGCGAGGGGCTTGGTTATCTGCCGCTGTCCACGGTATTTCTGCAGCACAAAACGACTGTACGGGTAACAGGTACGCTGGCTGGCGGCCATCCGCTGCAATTAGGCGGGGTTACACAGCAGGAGGCGGCGAATATCCCTGTAGGCGGATACGAAATCCATATGGGAGCTACAACGAATCACGATGCTGCCGCAGTCCGCAGCCTGTTCCGGCTGGATAGAAAGGACGGGCAGGAGCAGCTTGAGGGCTGGGGTACCCCTGACGGGAGAATATGGGGAACCTATCTGCACGGACTGTTCCATAACGATGAGCTGCGCCGCCGCTGGCTTGACGGACTACGGGTGGCCAAGGGCCTGGCACCGAAGGCTGTAACCTTCTCGGCAGCAGATCTGCGTGAGCAGGAGTTCGACCGGCTCGCTTCCTCTGTGCGGGAGAATCTGAATATGGAAGCTGTGTATGCAATAATGGGCCTGCCCGGAAAAGAGGAATAG
- a CDS encoding YnfA family protein, with protein sequence MMMAILLFVVAGLAEIGGGYLVWLWLRESRPLWYGLTGAVILIAYGIIPTLQKFPSFGRVYAAYGGVFVVLAVLWGWLVDKKTPDMYDWIGAAICIIGVSVILWAPRS encoded by the coding sequence ATGATGATGGCAATTCTGCTGTTTGTAGTGGCCGGTCTCGCCGAGATCGGCGGCGGTTATCTGGTCTGGCTCTGGCTGCGTGAGTCCCGTCCGCTCTGGTACGGACTTACAGGCGCTGTCATCCTGATCGCATACGGGATCATCCCGACACTGCAGAAATTCCCGTCCTTCGGGAGAGTGTACGCGGCATACGGCGGTGTATTCGTTGTGCTGGCAGTCCTGTGGGGCTGGCTGGTTGACAAAAAAACACCGGATATGTACGACTGGATTGGCGCTGCCATCTGCATCATTGGAGTATCCGTCATCCTCTGGGCTCCAAGAAGCTAG
- a CDS encoding methyl-accepting chemotaxis protein — MVRFKNSISRKFTLLLFAVLLLTSLVLSISFYFISMSTIDSYVMPQINKLLTAAAQDSYKGMNATHAQQTLNQSEQAATNLKYYFKDKRAQHDVESIFLINLAEGKATVLAADQDSKLKPGDSLAVNAVMTQASKGKQGISDTYSDSNGIHRTAYVGIPGSTMLVGVSYDVGFVQDKIDSIIWTSVGITLASLIVSLTAAYFMTRRITRPLTQLTAYSNKMAGGDFTQELTVKGNDEVSQLSESFRSMGHKLKDMIGQVLETSNTVVADANDLKTRVEVLNGMAERSAESVTEISKGSATIASSAFENSRAMEEINVGIQHIASAAGEVTEQITEASAEATGGNEIAQSAVEQMRQVELASVHSLEQFRIMNERSQMIGEVVQGITEITKQIQMLSLNASIEAARAGEHGRGFAVVAGEVRKLSEQSKESNEQIREFLLSLQQDMNRSVEEMNHVNAEVSSGVGKVVAAGDAFNHLLILIQSISHSIQSVSAATQEISAGTEEVSASVEEAAQITAMSQTIADSLAGDSARQHQELEGNALTVEHLHEQAVKLQKAVAQFKI, encoded by the coding sequence ATGGTACGCTTTAAAAATTCGATCAGCCGCAAATTCACGCTTCTTTTGTTTGCCGTATTGTTGCTAACGTCTCTTGTGCTAAGTATCAGCTTCTACTTTATTTCCATGAGCACCATTGACAGCTACGTTATGCCGCAGATTAACAAGCTTTTGACTGCAGCGGCCCAGGATTCTTACAAAGGAATGAATGCAACGCATGCCCAGCAGACCCTTAACCAGAGCGAGCAGGCTGCAACCAATCTTAAATACTATTTTAAGGATAAACGGGCACAGCATGATGTGGAGAGCATCTTCCTGATCAATCTCGCCGAAGGCAAAGCAACTGTGCTGGCTGCTGATCAAGACTCCAAACTGAAGCCGGGTGATAGTCTTGCCGTAAATGCCGTAATGACCCAGGCCTCTAAAGGCAAGCAAGGAATCAGTGATACATATAGTGATAGTAACGGTATACATAGAACCGCATATGTTGGAATTCCCGGCAGTACTATGCTGGTTGGCGTAAGCTATGATGTGGGCTTTGTCCAGGATAAAATCGACAGCATCATTTGGACCAGCGTAGGCATCACCCTAGCCTCCCTTATTGTCAGCCTCACCGCTGCCTATTTCATGACCCGCAGAATTACCCGGCCGCTTACCCAGCTGACAGCCTACAGCAACAAGATGGCAGGAGGTGACTTCACCCAGGAGCTCACGGTCAAGGGGAACGACGAGGTCAGCCAGCTGTCGGAAAGCTTCCGCAGCATGGGCCACAAGCTGAAGGACATGATCGGCCAGGTGCTCGAAACCTCGAATACCGTTGTGGCGGATGCCAATGATCTGAAGACACGGGTCGAGGTGCTGAACGGGATGGCTGAACGCTCCGCCGAGTCTGTGACTGAGATCAGCAAGGGCAGTGCAACCATCGCCAGCAGCGCCTTCGAGAACTCCAGAGCAATGGAGGAGATCAATGTCGGCATCCAGCATATCGCTTCGGCAGCCGGTGAAGTAACCGAGCAGATCACCGAGGCCTCAGCAGAAGCAACCGGCGGTAACGAAATCGCACAGAGTGCTGTGGAGCAGATGCGCCAGGTAGAGCTTGCCTCCGTACATTCGCTTGAGCAGTTCCGCATCATGAATGAACGTTCGCAGATGATCGGCGAAGTGGTTCAGGGCATTACCGAAATCACGAAGCAGATTCAAATGCTCTCGCTCAACGCTTCCATCGAAGCAGCACGCGCCGGTGAGCACGGCAGGGGCTTCGCCGTAGTAGCCGGAGAGGTTCGCAAGCTGTCCGAGCAGTCCAAGGAATCCAATGAGCAGATCCGTGAATTCCTGCTCAGCCTGCAGCAGGATATGAACCGGTCGGTAGAGGAAATGAACCACGTGAATGCGGAGGTATCCTCCGGGGTCGGCAAGGTAGTTGCCGCAGGAGACGCCTTCAACCACCTGCTCATTCTGATTCAGAGCATCAGCCACAGCATCCAGTCCGTGTCGGCCGCTACCCAGGAAATCTCCGCCGGCACCGAGGAAGTCAGCGCCTCTGTCGAAGAGGCAGCACAGATCACTGCGATGTCGCAGACCATTGCAGATTCGCTGGCCGGGGATTCTGCCCGCCAGCATCAGGAGCTGGAAGGCAATGCGCTGACCGTAGAGCACCTGCATGAGCAGGCCGTCAAGCTGCAGAAGGCTGTAGCCCAGTTCAAGATTTAA
- a CDS encoding queuosine precursor transporter, with protein sequence MFNLLWGILFVVVNFAFFLICYRLFGKKGLYAWVGIATVIANIQVAKTIEMPFGIVMTLGNTMYVTLYLTSDLLNEKYGRAEARNAVWFGFFTLLMTTAIMQMVLVFEPQETDIAQSSLTTIFGLMPRLALGSLTAYFISQFLDVRLYAWIRKYYGSSRQLWIRSNGSTMISSFVDTLIFCTIAFAGLYDLKVWTEILLTTYLSKFLLTGAGTPILYIARSFSFAEETGARKDNDGAKLEL encoded by the coding sequence ATGTTTAATTTGCTGTGGGGAATTTTGTTTGTGGTTGTCAATTTTGCTTTTTTTCTGATCTGTTACCGGCTGTTCGGCAAAAAGGGCTTGTACGCCTGGGTGGGAATAGCGACTGTTATTGCTAACATCCAGGTAGCCAAGACGATCGAGATGCCCTTTGGAATCGTTATGACGCTCGGCAACACGATGTATGTCACCTTATATCTGACCAGTGATCTGCTGAATGAGAAGTACGGGCGGGCTGAAGCGCGTAATGCGGTCTGGTTCGGATTCTTCACGCTGCTGATGACGACAGCGATTATGCAGATGGTGCTTGTGTTTGAGCCGCAGGAGACGGACATTGCGCAGTCCTCGCTGACAACGATTTTCGGCCTGATGCCGAGGCTGGCCCTGGGCAGTCTTACCGCTTATTTCATCAGCCAGTTTCTGGATGTACGCCTGTACGCCTGGATCCGTAAATATTACGGCAGCTCCCGCCAGCTCTGGATCCGTTCGAACGGCAGCACAATGATCAGCTCCTTTGTCGATACGCTGATTTTCTGCACAATTGCCTTTGCCGGACTATATGATCTGAAGGTATGGACGGAGATTCTGCTGACAACCTATCTATCCAAGTTCCTGCTGACCGGCGCCGGCACGCCTATCCTCTACATCGCCCGTTCCTTCAGCTTTGCTGAAGAGACCGGAGCCCGCAAGGATAATGACGGTGCAAAGCTTGAGCTGTAA
- a CDS encoding M24 family metallopeptidase, which produces MNDALKSLEQGMAAGGLDALLVTDPKHVYYLTGFASNPHERFLGLLLIRGEEPVLIVPALDSEAAQAASSVTTILTHSDTDNPYELLQSRFGGAAPAVFGIEKEHFSVSRYELLSAAVPAGSFSDIGHLLRAMRARKTPEEISRMKHAAELVEEVLRRGLSHIKSGVTEIELVAELEYLMKKVGASGPSFDTMVLSGPNTALPHGVPGDRIIQPGDLLMFDMGVYAAGYASDITRTFAVGEIDSRLVEIYNTVLAANMAGIDASRAGATFGSVDKAARDVIEAAGYGEYFMHRVGHGLGMDTHEYPSMHGLNTDIIEHGNVFTVEPGIYVPGLGGVRIEDDVFITPEGPVTLTSFPKELTVLHL; this is translated from the coding sequence ATGAACGATGCTCTGAAAAGTCTAGAGCAAGGAATGGCAGCCGGCGGGCTGGATGCCCTGCTGGTAACCGATCCCAAGCATGTATACTATCTGACCGGATTTGCCTCGAACCCGCACGAGCGGTTTCTGGGCCTTTTGCTGATCCGCGGTGAAGAGCCTGTGCTGATTGTCCCGGCACTGGACAGCGAGGCTGCGCAGGCCGCCTCCTCGGTTACAACAATCCTGACGCACAGCGATACGGATAATCCGTATGAGCTGCTTCAGTCCCGCTTCGGCGGCGCTGCGCCGGCAGTCTTCGGTATCGAGAAGGAGCATTTCTCCGTCAGCCGCTATGAGCTGCTGTCCGCTGCCGTTCCGGCCGGAAGCTTCAGCGACATCGGCCACCTGCTGCGGGCTATGCGCGCCAGAAAGACACCGGAGGAAATCAGCCGGATGAAGCATGCCGCCGAGCTGGTAGAGGAGGTGCTCCGCCGCGGGCTGAGCCATATTAAGAGCGGAGTGACCGAGATCGAGCTGGTTGCAGAGCTGGAGTATCTGATGAAAAAGGTCGGCGCTTCCGGCCCCTCCTTCGACACTATGGTGCTCTCCGGCCCGAATACGGCGCTGCCGCACGGCGTGCCTGGCGACCGGATCATCCAGCCCGGTGATCTGCTGATGTTCGATATGGGCGTATATGCGGCGGGCTACGCCTCCGATATTACCCGTACCTTTGCTGTCGGCGAAATCGACAGCAGGCTGGTTGAGATTTATAATACGGTACTGGCCGCCAATATGGCCGGTATAGACGCTTCCCGGGCCGGGGCTACCTTCGGCTCGGTGGACAAGGCTGCCCGTGATGTGATTGAGGCTGCAGGGTACGGTGAATATTTCATGCACCGGGTCGGCCACGGCCTCGGTATGGATACTCATGAATATCCGTCCATGCATGGACTGAACACCGACATTATTGAGCACGGCAATGTGTTCACTGTTGAGCCGGGCATCTATGTGCCGGGTCTGGGCGGAGTGCGTATTGAGGATGATGTGTTCATTACGCCCGAAGGTCCGGTCACTCTGACCAGCTTCCCTAAAGAGCTCACTGTACTTCATCTGTAG
- a CDS encoding MBL fold metallo-hydrolase, giving the protein MQIRPNIIVLTIPLGESQVHPVLLKDEDGLTLIDTGMFDQYEALIKAIEEAGEGPSSLKRIILTHQDTDHIGNLPALVRQFPGIRLFAHPGDLPVISGSQPMLKMTPERIAQLPPERREAFGRFLEQLKQLPEIEELHDAEQLPWGGGLEIIHTPGHTPGHICLYLREQELLLAADELRVLDGELAGPWDAATPDMPLALRSLLKLKDLPVRTILCYHGGVYEGSPQELIGTLTESLL; this is encoded by the coding sequence ATGCAGATCAGACCGAATATTATAGTGCTCACTATCCCGCTGGGAGAATCCCAGGTGCATCCTGTATTGCTTAAAGACGAAGACGGGCTGACGCTGATTGACACCGGCATGTTTGATCAGTATGAGGCTCTGATTAAGGCCATTGAGGAAGCAGGCGAAGGCCCTTCCAGCCTGAAGCGGATCATTCTAACCCATCAGGATACAGACCATATCGGGAATCTTCCCGCACTTGTCCGCCAATTCCCCGGTATCCGGCTGTTCGCCCATCCGGGTGATCTGCCGGTTATAAGCGGCAGCCAGCCCATGCTCAAAATGACCCCGGAACGGATTGCCCAGCTGCCGCCGGAACGCCGGGAAGCGTTCGGTCGTTTTCTGGAGCAGCTGAAGCAGCTGCCGGAAATCGAAGAGCTTCATGATGCTGAACAGCTGCCCTGGGGCGGCGGGCTTGAGATTATCCATACTCCCGGGCATACACCGGGTCATATCTGCCTCTACCTGCGGGAGCAGGAGCTGCTGCTTGCTGCTGATGAGCTGCGTGTTCTGGACGGGGAGCTGGCCGGACCATGGGATGCGGCCACACCGGATATGCCGCTGGCGCTGCGCAGCCTGCTGAAGCTGAAGGACCTGCCGGTCCGCACCATCCTTTGTTATCACGGCGGAGTATATGAAGGCAGCCCGCAGGAGCTTATCGGGACATTGACGGAATCTCTGCTATAA
- a CDS encoding SDR family oxidoreductase produces MHGKIVLVTGGNSGMGLATTIEMARRGAKVIMACRSRTRGEAALAEARRQSGSEDITLMLCDLASFQSIRSFAGEFLAAYPVLDVLINNAGVVTLKRELTSDGYEMDLGVNHLGHFLLANLLLGALKKAEQGRVVVVASGAYKIGKLYLEDHTLSRGFNPAKAYARSKLANILFTRELAARLHGTGVTVNAVHPGAVGTSIGVNRETGFGRSVLKLLSYFFLTPEQGADTAVYLATAPELSNISGQYYYRRQLQELSPRAADAKEAARLWQWSLEQTGLED; encoded by the coding sequence ATGCATGGCAAAATTGTGCTCGTCACCGGCGGCAACTCCGGTATGGGACTGGCTACTACGATTGAAATGGCCCGCCGGGGAGCGAAGGTAATTATGGCCTGCCGCAGCAGGACACGGGGCGAAGCAGCACTGGCTGAAGCCCGGCGGCAGAGCGGGTCGGAGGACATTACGCTGATGCTGTGTGATCTGGCTTCCTTCCAGAGCATCCGCAGCTTTGCCGGGGAATTTCTGGCGGCTTATCCGGTATTGGATGTCCTGATCAACAATGCCGGTGTGGTTACGCTCAAGCGGGAGCTGACTTCAGACGGCTACGAGATGGATTTGGGTGTCAATCATCTGGGGCATTTCCTGCTGGCCAATCTGCTGCTCGGGGCGCTTAAGAAGGCGGAGCAGGGCAGGGTCGTCGTTGTAGCCTCCGGTGCCTACAAGATCGGCAAGCTCTACCTGGAGGACCATACGCTGTCGCGCGGCTTCAATCCGGCCAAGGCTTATGCCCGCTCCAAGCTGGCCAACATCCTGTTCACGCGGGAGCTGGCTGCCCGCCTGCATGGGACCGGAGTTACGGTTAATGCAGTCCATCCGGGAGCTGTCGGAACAAGCATCGGAGTGAACCGGGAAACCGGCTTCGGCCGTTCAGTGCTGAAGCTGCTGTCGTACTTCTTCCTGACGCCGGAGCAGGGGGCGGATACCGCCGTTTATCTGGCGACGGCTCCGGAGCTAAGCAATATCAGCGGGCAATATTATTACCGCCGCCAACTCCAGGAGCTGTCGCCGAGAGCCGCAGATGCCAAAGAAGCGGCCCGCTTATGGCAATGGAGCTTGGAGCAGACGGGACTGGAAGATTAG
- a CDS encoding GNAT family N-acetyltransferase — MAWNNYSVEDATIEDLAAIVEIYNSTVAGRMVTADLEPVSVEDRLKWFYEHNSHHRPLWVLKHEHEIAAWFSFQSFYGRPAYNATAEISVYVNEKFRGKGAGSILLAKALEECPRLGLQNLVGFVFGHNEPSLALLRKFGFKEWGLLPGVAVMDGIPRDLVIIGVKLQQPEL; from the coding sequence ATGGCCTGGAACAATTACAGCGTAGAGGATGCAACAATTGAGGATTTAGCGGCAATCGTGGAAATCTATAACTCGACAGTTGCAGGAAGAATGGTGACTGCCGATCTTGAGCCGGTAAGTGTGGAGGACCGGCTGAAGTGGTTCTATGAGCACAACAGCCATCACCGTCCGCTGTGGGTACTGAAGCATGAACATGAGATTGCCGCCTGGTTCAGCTTTCAGTCCTTCTACGGACGTCCTGCGTACAATGCAACTGCTGAAATCAGCGTGTATGTAAATGAAAAATTTCGCGGCAAAGGAGCCGGCAGCATTTTGCTGGCCAAGGCACTGGAGGAATGTCCGCGCCTTGGCCTCCAGAATCTGGTCGGATTTGTATTCGGCCACAATGAGCCTAGTCTGGCCCTGCTGAGGAAGTTCGGGTTCAAGGAGTGGGGACTGCTTCCGGGGGTTGCCGTAATGGACGGCATCCCGCGTGATTTGGTCATTATCGGAGTCAAGCTGCAGCAGCCTGAGCTGTAA
- a CDS encoding winged helix-turn-helix transcriptional regulator, producing the protein MKSVDLCPKLQKSMDIIGRRWTGLIIYQLLQGPQRFSTIESALPVSGRLLSERLKELEQEGIVLREVFPETPVRIQYSLTDKGRGLEAVMRDLEKWSDAWIDSAECPPQ; encoded by the coding sequence ATGAAATCCGTAGACCTGTGTCCGAAGCTGCAAAAAAGCATGGATATTATCGGCAGACGCTGGACGGGCTTAATCATCTATCAGCTTCTCCAGGGCCCGCAGCGTTTCAGCACCATTGAGTCCGCGCTGCCCGTCAGCGGCCGGCTCCTGTCCGAACGGCTGAAGGAGCTGGAGCAGGAGGGCATTGTGCTCCGCGAGGTTTTTCCTGAAACACCTGTAAGGATACAATACTCCCTGACGGATAAAGGCAGGGGTCTTGAAGCCGTCATGCGTGATCTGGAAAAATGGTCGGACGCCTGGATTGATTCCGCGGAATGTCCGCCGCAGTAG
- a CDS encoding YqkE family protein: protein MAKKKQNTSAPRPAAAEAPATLKDLLSSDVLSKLKAQSDALKAEEQDKKEAVRKAAEDQRKAEQKRLENDFAHLLENSSQDWHKFK, encoded by the coding sequence ATGGCTAAAAAGAAGCAAAATACAAGTGCTCCGCGCCCTGCAGCAGCAGAGGCCCCGGCTACACTCAAGGATCTGCTGAGCAGTGATGTGCTGAGCAAGCTGAAGGCTCAATCCGATGCGCTAAAGGCTGAAGAGCAGGATAAAAAAGAGGCCGTCCGCAAAGCCGCAGAGGATCAGCGAAAGGCTGAGCAGAAGCGGCTGGAGAACGATTTTGCCCATCTGCTGGAGAACAGCAGCCAGGATTGGCACAAATTTAAATAA